A genome region from Ottowia testudinis includes the following:
- the ahcY gene encoding adenosylhomocysteinase, producing the protein MNAPLKNPVAQDSAIADINLAAWGRKEIAIAETEMPGLMAIRDEFAKKKPLKGARITGSLHMTIQTAVLIETLQALGADVRWASCNIFSTQDHAAAAIAASGTPVFAIKGETLKDYWDYTHRIFEFGKKGAKGEGPNMILDDGGDATLLMHLGKQAETNPKVLANPGSEEEKILFAAIKAKLKEDATWYSRKGAEIIGVTEETTTGVHRLNEMSAAGTLLFRAINVNDSVTKSKFDNLYGCRESLVDGIKRATDVMVAGKIAVVCGYGDVGKGSAQALRALSAQVWVTEIDPICALQAAMEGYRVVTMEEAAPIADIFVTATGNKDVITYKHMKAMKDQAIVCNIGHFDNEIDVAGLEAKCKWEEIKPQVDHVIFKDGKRIILLAKGRLVNLGCGTGHPSYVMSSSFANQTIAQIELFTRPDAYAVGKVYVLPKHLDEKVARLQLAKLNASLTELTAEQAKYIGVAKSGPYKPDTYRY; encoded by the coding sequence ATGAACGCACCGCTGAAAAACCCCGTGGCCCAGGATTCGGCCATCGCCGACATCAACCTCGCCGCCTGGGGCCGCAAGGAAATCGCCATCGCCGAGACCGAAATGCCCGGCCTGATGGCGATCCGCGACGAATTCGCCAAGAAAAAGCCGCTGAAGGGCGCGCGCATCACCGGCAGCCTGCACATGACGATCCAGACCGCCGTGCTGATCGAAACGCTGCAAGCCCTGGGCGCCGACGTGCGCTGGGCGTCGTGCAACATCTTCAGCACGCAGGACCACGCCGCCGCCGCCATTGCCGCCAGCGGCACGCCGGTGTTCGCCATCAAGGGCGAGACGCTGAAGGACTACTGGGACTACACGCACCGCATTTTTGAGTTCGGCAAGAAGGGCGCCAAGGGCGAAGGCCCCAACATGATCCTGGACGACGGCGGCGACGCCACGCTGCTGATGCACCTGGGCAAGCAGGCCGAGACCAACCCCAAGGTGCTGGCCAACCCGGGCAGCGAAGAAGAAAAAATCCTGTTCGCCGCCATCAAGGCCAAGCTGAAGGAAGACGCCACCTGGTACAGCCGCAAGGGCGCCGAAATCATTGGCGTGACCGAGGAAACCACCACCGGCGTGCACCGCCTGAACGAGATGAGCGCCGCCGGCACGCTGCTGTTCCGCGCCATCAACGTGAACGACTCGGTCACCAAATCCAAGTTCGACAACCTGTACGGCTGCCGCGAATCGTTGGTGGACGGCATCAAGCGCGCCACCGACGTGATGGTGGCCGGCAAGATCGCCGTCGTCTGCGGCTACGGCGACGTGGGCAAGGGCAGCGCCCAGGCCTTGCGCGCCCTCAGCGCCCAGGTGTGGGTGACCGAGATCGACCCCATCTGCGCGCTGCAGGCGGCCATGGAAGGCTACCGCGTAGTGACCATGGAAGAAGCCGCGCCCATTGCCGACATCTTCGTCACCGCCACCGGCAACAAGGACGTCATCACCTACAAGCACATGAAGGCCATGAAGGACCAGGCCATCGTCTGCAACATCGGCCACTTCGACAACGAGATCGACGTCGCTGGCCTGGAAGCCAAGTGCAAGTGGGAAGAGATCAAGCCGCAGGTCGACCACGTCATCTTCAAGGACGGCAAGCGCATCATCCTGCTGGCCAAGGGCCGGCTGGTCAACCTGGGCTGCGGCACCGGCCACCCCAGCTACGTGATGTCGTCCAGCTTCGCCAACCAGACCATCGCGCAGATCGAGCTGTTCACGCGGCCCGACGCCTACGCGGTGGGCAAGGTGTACGTGCTGCCCAAGCACCTGGATGAGAAGGTGGCCCGCCTGCAACTGGCCAAGCTCAACGCCAGCCTGACCGAGCTGACGGCCGAGCAGGCCAAGTACATCGGCGTGGCCAAGAGCGGGCCGTACAAGCCGGACACGTATCGCTATTGA